The following proteins come from a genomic window of Nostoc sp. TCL26-01:
- a CDS encoding cysteine desulfurase-like protein, producing the protein MEALDLKWIRSQFPALTQKINGQPAIFFDGPGGTQVPGSVLDAMSDYLVRSNANAHGAFATSARTDAVINSARAAIADFLGCNSDEVVFGANMTTLTFTLSRAIARTIQPGDEIIVTRLDHAANISPWYALEEQGAVIRVVDIKVEDCTLDMSDLQRQINHKTKLVAVTYASNAVGTINDIPTIVSLAHAVGAWVFVDAVHYAPHAPINVQALGCDFLACSAYKFFGPHIGILYGKREHLANLQPYKVKPASDEVPSRWETGTLNHEGLAGVVAAINYLAKLGCHVSPTIDHELVSALIAADKEGLETFHCPQFLTSPEQPAHELTSAYHSRRAALVAAMSAIQQYERELSHKLISGLLEIPGLNLYGITDPHHLVKRTPTLAIRLNGQSPEEMAKRLGDRHIFSWHGNFYALSLTEKLGVEASGGLLRIGLVHYNSPEEIIQLLKAVTEIAARS; encoded by the coding sequence ATGGAAGCTCTTGATCTCAAATGGATACGTTCTCAGTTTCCGGCACTGACACAAAAAATTAACGGTCAACCTGCAATATTTTTTGATGGACCCGGTGGTACACAAGTACCAGGGTCAGTATTAGATGCAATGAGCGATTATTTAGTTAGGTCGAATGCCAATGCTCATGGAGCTTTTGCCACCAGTGCGCGGACAGATGCAGTCATTAACTCAGCTAGAGCTGCGATCGCTGATTTTTTGGGTTGTAACAGTGATGAGGTAGTTTTCGGTGCGAATATGACGACGCTGACCTTTACCTTGAGTCGAGCGATCGCTCGCACCATCCAACCTGGAGATGAAATTATTGTCACACGCCTTGACCATGCTGCTAATATTTCTCCCTGGTACGCCTTAGAAGAACAAGGTGCAGTTATCCGCGTTGTGGATATCAAGGTGGAAGATTGCACTCTAGATATGAGTGACTTACAAAGGCAAATCAATCACAAGACCAAATTAGTCGCTGTAACTTACGCATCTAACGCCGTCGGTACAATTAATGATATTCCCACCATTGTAAGTTTGGCTCATGCTGTCGGTGCTTGGGTATTTGTAGATGCAGTTCATTATGCACCTCATGCACCAATTAATGTTCAGGCTTTGGGATGTGACTTTCTTGCCTGTTCCGCTTACAAGTTTTTTGGCCCTCATATTGGTATCCTGTATGGTAAGCGAGAGCATTTAGCTAACCTGCAACCTTACAAAGTAAAACCTGCATCCGATGAAGTCCCATCCCGTTGGGAAACCGGAACCTTAAATCATGAGGGATTAGCAGGTGTGGTAGCAGCAATTAATTATCTAGCTAAATTGGGTTGTCATGTCTCACCTACTATTGATCATGAATTAGTTTCGGCTTTAATCGCAGCCGATAAAGAAGGCTTAGAAACATTCCATTGTCCCCAATTTCTCACATCACCAGAACAGCCAGCACATGAACTTACCTCTGCCTATCACAGTCGCCGTGCAGCTTTGGTTGCAGCGATGTCAGCCATTCAGCAATACGAAAGAGAATTAAGCCATAAACTAATTTCCGGGCTATTAGAAATCCCTGGCTTGAATTTATACGGTATTACAGATCCGCATCACCTTGTTAAACGCACACCAACACTAGCGATTCGTCTCAATGGGCAAAGTCCAGAAGAGATGGCAAAGAGATTAGGCGATCGCCATATCTTCTCCTGGCACGGTAATTTTTACGCCCTCAGTCTGACTGAAAAATTAGGGGTAGAAGCTAGTGGTGGCTTATTACGTATCGGGTTAGTACACTACAATTCCCCAGAGGAAATTATTCAACTATTAAAAGCCGTCACAGAAATTGCGGCTAGAAGTTGA
- a CDS encoding CDP-alcohol phosphatidyltransferase family protein, which produces MDLKLIPISLVLFRFLISPFLLWDAWDGKTTIWFLVGFVAAFISDILDGIIARRLDVSTANLRQADSWADVCLFSSVFVSAWLSYRDILIAEKLPLFIVIFAQLLWWIVNLIKYGKPASYHTYSAKLWGITLFIAIVALFGFNYAGITLWLTCIVGTIHSIEEILMTLLLPVWTHDVLSIFHALNLRQEFLKKTT; this is translated from the coding sequence ATGGATCTCAAATTAATTCCCATTAGTCTTGTACTATTTCGCTTTTTGATATCACCTTTCCTCCTGTGGGATGCCTGGGATGGTAAAACTACTATTTGGTTCCTTGTGGGTTTTGTAGCTGCTTTTATTTCTGATATCTTGGATGGCATTATCGCCCGACGCTTAGATGTGAGTACTGCTAATTTACGACAAGCTGATAGTTGGGCTGATGTTTGCTTGTTTAGCAGCGTATTTGTGAGTGCTTGGCTAAGTTATCGAGATATTTTGATTGCAGAAAAACTCCCATTGTTCATAGTAATTTTTGCTCAGTTGCTGTGGTGGATAGTTAATTTGATTAAATATGGTAAACCTGCTAGTTATCACACCTACTCAGCGAAGTTGTGGGGAATTACTTTATTTATTGCGATCGTAGCTTTATTTGGCTTTAATTATGCAGGCATTACTTTATGGCTGACTTGTATTGTCGGCACAATTCATAGCATTGAAGAAATTTTGATGACTCTCCTATTACCTGTTTGGACTCATGATGTTTTAAGTATTTTTCATGCGTTAAATCTCCGCCAAGAATTTCTCAAAAAAACAACTTGA
- a CDS encoding NAD(P)H-quinone oxidoreductase subunit F, which produces MAQFLIETVWLVPLYALIGGLLAIPWSPGIIRKTGPRPAGYVNLIMTFLAFAHSAIALILTWNQAPQEVLIPWLSTAGLNLTIVIEISAVSVGAMVVVTGLNFLAQIFAVGYMEMDWGWGRFYSLLGLFEAGLCALALCNNLFFSYVILEVLTLGTYLLVGLWFSQPLVVSGARDAFLTKRVGDLFLLMGVLGLWQLAGTWNYSDLATWAATANVDPTIITLVGLALVAGPMGKCAQFPLHLWLDEAMEGPIPSTILRNSVVVASGAWVLIKLQPVLTLSPVVSAFIVAIGAVTAIGGSLIAIAQIDVKRCLSYSVSAYMGLVFIAVGAQQDEAALLLVLTHALASALLVMSTGGIIWNSITQDVTQLGGLWSRRPISGLAFIVGTLGLIGFPPLGSFWALLKLADGLWGNHPWLVGIVIAVNGLTAFSLVREFGLIFGGKAKQMSERSPEVHWPMVLPMMVLFGFVLHLPLVLQSLSLLPDWANLNKDVALLLIWSTIFGCSISGVIYLGNVPKPVRLPWRGLQNLLAYDFYTPQIYKLTIIFSVAQLAKFADMIDRFVVDGIVNFVGLFSLLGGEGLKYSTSGQTQFYALTVLLGVGVLGAWVTWPFWGVQFLELMF; this is translated from the coding sequence ATGGCTCAGTTTCTTATTGAGACTGTTTGGCTAGTTCCTTTGTATGCTTTAATCGGGGGACTGTTAGCTATTCCCTGGTCGCCGGGGATCATTCGCAAAACAGGGCCGAGACCGGCTGGTTATGTAAACTTAATAATGACATTTTTGGCGTTTGCTCATAGTGCGATCGCCTTAATATTGACTTGGAACCAAGCACCCCAAGAAGTACTTATTCCTTGGCTATCTACTGCGGGGTTAAACCTGACCATCGTCATCGAAATTTCTGCTGTAAGTGTCGGTGCGATGGTAGTAGTGACTGGCTTAAATTTCTTAGCACAAATTTTTGCCGTTGGCTACATGGAAATGGATTGGGGTTGGGGACGCTTCTATTCCCTGTTGGGATTATTTGAAGCAGGGTTATGCGCTTTAGCCTTGTGCAACAATCTGTTTTTTAGTTACGTAATCTTGGAAGTTCTCACATTAGGAACTTATCTATTAGTTGGTTTATGGTTTAGTCAACCCCTAGTAGTTAGTGGTGCAAGAGATGCGTTCCTCACCAAGCGGGTAGGGGACTTGTTCTTGCTGATGGGAGTACTAGGACTATGGCAGCTAGCGGGAACTTGGAATTATTCAGACTTAGCTACATGGGCTGCTACTGCTAATGTAGATCCCACCATCATCACCCTAGTAGGTTTAGCATTGGTTGCTGGGCCAATGGGTAAGTGCGCTCAGTTCCCCCTACATCTATGGTTAGATGAAGCGATGGAAGGGCCAATTCCTAGCACAATTTTGCGGAACTCGGTAGTTGTGGCCAGTGGTGCATGGGTACTGATTAAACTACAACCTGTTTTAACTCTCTCACCTGTGGTTTCGGCGTTTATTGTCGCCATTGGTGCAGTCACAGCCATCGGTGGTTCCTTAATTGCGATCGCCCAGATTGATGTGAAACGCTGCTTATCGTATTCTGTTAGTGCTTACATGGGCTTGGTGTTTATTGCTGTAGGCGCACAACAGGATGAAGCTGCACTTTTGTTAGTACTCACCCATGCCTTAGCCTCTGCCTTATTAGTCATGAGTACTGGTGGCATTATTTGGAACAGCATTACTCAAGATGTCACACAACTAGGTGGCTTGTGGTCACGTCGGCCGATTTCTGGGTTAGCCTTTATTGTGGGGACATTGGGATTAATTGGGTTCCCTCCATTAGGTAGCTTTTGGGCATTACTGAAATTAGCCGATGGATTGTGGGGTAATCATCCTTGGTTAGTAGGCATTGTCATAGCTGTGAATGGCTTAACAGCCTTTAGTTTAGTCAGAGAATTTGGCTTAATCTTTGGCGGGAAAGCTAAACAAATGAGTGAGCGATCGCCAGAAGTACATTGGCCAATGGTATTACCAATGATGGTATTGTTTGGTTTCGTTCTACATCTGCCTTTAGTATTACAAAGTTTATCGCTCTTACCTGATTGGGCAAATCTGAATAAAGATGTAGCACTACTGTTAATTTGGTCAACTATTTTCGGTTGTAGTATTAGTGGGGTAATTTATTTAGGTAATGTTCCTAAACCCGTTCGTCTACCTTGGCGAGGTCTACAAAACTTATTAGCCTACGACTTTTACACACCTCAAATCTACAAATTGACCATTATTTTCAGTGTGGCTCAACTTGCCAAATTCGCCGATATGATCGACCGATTTGTCGTTGATGGCATCGTAAATTTTGTTGGTTTGTTTTCACTCTTAGGTGGTGAAGGACTCAAATACAGCACCTCTGGACAAACCCAGTTCTACGCCTTAACAGTACTTTTAGGAGTAGGTGTTTTAGGCGCATGGGTAACTTGGCCATTCTGGGGAGTCCAATTTTTAGAATTAATGTTTTAG
- a CDS encoding CO2 hydration protein has protein sequence MVQTPERTNTKIPPSQHEFADIIHRLEAGGSMLPDTPENLMQIIGIYKAYAVPMDFYWRDLLYIAEQVFLNPLPFFKYFIPQEYLDRHNHYAGDDADLRIWRGVATAHPELLAFMEKGETFKMSKLLHHWLHDRINMEFAEACMQAMLWHRHMYAPVNQFDAYLDSEEYKANADKAIKAYFQGNPLMLGLYKLFPDMFLEQCRQMSYYSNLGLFWEVMAPVFFEMSDIYDEGGFKGVPDAMNFLINGIFAIAGRPIYHHVYIRGECYEIIPKSKGFTWLYEAALPYVEAVFYRTAPFRGTKSYNAQAGQVPADQKDFHYGILYADVFPVGTAGIPPTLLMQDMLHFLPQYLLDYYQQYCRGEDDMLIQLGITFQRSMYNVTSAVIQALRAALLYPLDDPNPKHLQANREFFEAQLSRFTRPEYGMRDAARLSSIQNQDYR, from the coding sequence ATGGTACAAACTCCAGAAAGAACCAACACAAAAATTCCCCCTTCACAGCATGAATTTGCTGATATTATTCATCGCCTAGAAGCAGGCGGTTCGATGTTGCCAGATACCCCAGAAAACCTGATGCAAATCATCGGTATCTACAAAGCTTATGCTGTACCGATGGATTTCTACTGGCGTGATCTCCTTTATATTGCAGAACAAGTATTTTTAAACCCACTGCCCTTTTTTAAATACTTCATTCCCCAAGAGTATTTAGACAGACATAATCATTACGCTGGTGATGATGCTGATTTGCGAATTTGGCGCGGTGTCGCTACCGCCCATCCAGAACTTTTGGCATTTATGGAGAAGGGGGAAACCTTCAAAATGTCAAAACTCTTACATCACTGGTTACACGATCGCATTAACATGGAATTTGCCGAAGCTTGTATGCAAGCAATGCTGTGGCATCGGCATATGTATGCACCAGTTAACCAATTTGACGCTTATTTAGATTCTGAAGAATACAAAGCCAACGCCGACAAAGCCATTAAAGCCTACTTCCAAGGCAACCCCCTGATGCTGGGACTTTACAAGCTGTTCCCAGATATGTTCCTCGAACAGTGTCGCCAGATGTCTTATTACTCTAATCTGGGTTTATTCTGGGAGGTCATGGCTCCGGTATTCTTTGAAATGTCGGATATTTATGATGAAGGTGGCTTTAAAGGTGTGCCAGATGCCATGAACTTTTTAATTAATGGTATATTTGCGATCGCTGGTCGTCCCATTTATCATCATGTCTATATCCGTGGAGAATGCTACGAAATCATTCCCAAATCTAAAGGTTTCACTTGGTTATACGAAGCTGCATTACCCTACGTAGAAGCCGTCTTCTATCGTACTGCCCCCTTCCGTGGTACAAAATCTTATAATGCTCAAGCAGGTCAAGTACCAGCAGACCAAAAAGACTTCCATTACGGTATCCTTTACGCTGACGTGTTTCCTGTCGGGACTGCCGGCATTCCCCCCACATTGTTAATGCAAGATATGTTGCATTTCCTACCCCAATATCTACTCGACTACTATCAACAATATTGTCGTGGTGAAGATGATATGTTGATTCAATTGGGTATTACTTTCCAACGGTCAATGTACAATGTTACCTCGGCAGTCATTCAAGCCTTGCGCGCTGCCCTATTGTATCCTCTAGATGACCCCAATCCTAAACATCTACAAGCAAACCGCGAATTTTTTGAAGCACAGTTAAGTCGCTTCACTCGTCCTGAATACGGTATGCGCGATGCTGCCCGGTTAAGCAGCATTCAAAATCAAGATTACCGATAA
- a CDS encoding NADH-quinone oxidoreductase subunit M — MLSVLILVPIISAIIIGFLPGKAVPASRIRLVALTLSGIVLLWNIFILLKFDITNPGMQFREYLPWNDTLGLSYQLGVDGLSILMLVLNSLLTWIAIYSSNKDIERPRLFYSMILLVSGGVAGAFLAENLLLFFLFYELELIPFYFLISIWGGEKRGYAGMKFLIYTAVSGAFILATFLGMVWLTGSTSFAFDAISTQKLSAGLQLLLLIGIILGFGIKIPLVPFHTWLPDAYVEASAPIAILLGGVLAKLGTYGLLRFGLGMFPQAWHVVAPTLAIWGAVSAIYGAVIAIAQTDIKRMVAYSSIGHMGYVLLASAASTSLALVGAVAQMVSHGIILAILFHLVGVVEAKVGTRELSKLNGLMSPIRGLPLISALLVLSGMASAGIPGLTGFIAEFIVFQASFSVFPLSTLLCVASSGLTAVYFVILLNRTCFGRLANDLAYYPKVLWSEKVPALILASLIIFLGIQPTWLVRWSETTTTAMIAAIPPVEKTVISEVALK, encoded by the coding sequence ATGCTCAGTGTTTTAATTTTGGTTCCAATTATCAGCGCTATAATTATCGGGTTTTTACCTGGTAAAGCTGTACCTGCAAGCCGCATCCGGCTAGTAGCTTTAACCTTATCGGGAATAGTTCTACTCTGGAATATTTTCATCCTGTTGAAATTTGATATTACTAATCCAGGGATGCAATTTCGAGAGTATTTACCTTGGAATGATACTTTGGGTTTGAGTTATCAATTAGGTGTAGATGGGCTATCAATTTTGATGCTGGTGTTAAATAGCCTCCTCACATGGATTGCCATTTATAGCAGCAATAAAGACATAGAACGTCCCCGGCTATTTTACTCCATGATTTTGTTAGTTAGTGGAGGTGTTGCTGGAGCATTCTTAGCTGAAAACTTACTCTTGTTTTTCCTGTTCTACGAACTAGAATTAATCCCCTTTTACTTCTTAATTTCCATTTGGGGAGGAGAAAAACGGGGTTACGCCGGCATGAAGTTTCTGATTTACACTGCTGTTTCCGGCGCTTTCATTTTAGCCACCTTCTTAGGGATGGTTTGGTTAACAGGTTCTACTAGCTTTGCCTTTGATGCCATTTCTACGCAAAAGCTCTCCGCCGGACTACAATTGCTGCTATTAATCGGCATAATTCTCGGTTTTGGCATCAAAATTCCCTTAGTTCCCTTCCATACTTGGCTACCCGATGCTTATGTGGAAGCTTCTGCACCTATTGCCATTCTTTTGGGTGGTGTGTTGGCAAAACTCGGCACTTATGGACTGTTGCGCTTTGGTTTAGGGATGTTTCCCCAAGCTTGGCACGTGGTTGCACCGACTTTAGCAATTTGGGGAGCAGTCAGCGCTATTTATGGGGCAGTAATTGCGATCGCGCAAACAGACATCAAGCGCATGGTAGCATACAGTTCCATCGGTCACATGGGTTATGTCCTCCTAGCCAGTGCGGCTAGTACTTCCCTTGCTCTTGTCGGTGCTGTAGCCCAAATGGTTAGTCACGGCATTATTTTAGCGATTCTCTTTCATTTGGTGGGAGTCGTGGAAGCCAAGGTTGGTACACGGGAATTATCCAAACTCAACGGTTTAATGAGTCCCATACGTGGTCTACCCTTGATTAGCGCCTTACTGGTGTTAAGCGGTATGGCTAGCGCTGGTATCCCTGGTTTAACAGGATTTATCGCTGAATTCATCGTCTTTCAAGCCAGCTTTAGTGTCTTTCCTTTATCTACACTGTTGTGTGTTGCATCTAGTGGCTTAACCGCAGTGTATTTTGTCATTCTCCTCAATCGTACCTGCTTTGGCAGACTGGCTAACGATTTAGCCTACTACCCCAAAGTCCTGTGGTCTGAAAAAGTACCCGCTTTAATCCTGGCATCTCTGATCATCTTTTTAGGAATCCAACCTACTTGGTTAGTGCGTTGGAGTGAAACCACAACCACAGCCATGATAGCGGCAATTCCCCCTGTAGAAAAAACTGTAATCTCTGAAGTTGCCCTGAAGTAG
- a CDS encoding PEP-CTERM sorting domain-containing protein (PEP-CTERM proteins occur, often in large numbers, in the proteomes of bacteria that also encode an exosortase, a predicted intramembrane cysteine proteinase. The presence of a PEP-CTERM domain at a protein's C-terminus predicts cleavage within the sorting domain, followed by covalent anchoring to some some component of the (usually Gram-negative) cell surface. Many PEP-CTERM proteins exhibit an unusual sequence composition that includes large numbers of potential glycosylation sites. Expression of one such protein has been shown restore the ability of a bacterium to form floc, a type of biofilm.), which produces MTSSIFKTLAAVTVGTTLIFAAGETMPSQAATITYNFANTDKTLTGYFSFDESAALDHIIEVSEGLKIVANYGGQTYTEADDALAAVWTDLSGKVPNGQFLGLQFVTSNFTVASDYFIVGDASSTITYSSVPEPTAILGLSVIGLGLLVSKNNKAKSSV; this is translated from the coding sequence ATGACTAGCTCTATCTTTAAAACATTAGCGGCTGTGACTGTGGGAACTACTTTGATATTTGCAGCTGGGGAAACTATGCCTAGTCAAGCTGCAACTATCACTTACAATTTTGCTAACACTGATAAAACGCTAACTGGCTATTTTTCCTTTGACGAATCAGCAGCTTTAGATCACATTATAGAAGTATCTGAGGGTTTAAAGATTGTTGCTAATTATGGTGGTCAAACATACACTGAAGCCGATGATGCTTTAGCCGCAGTTTGGACTGATTTGTCAGGAAAAGTTCCTAATGGACAATTTTTAGGTTTGCAGTTTGTAACCAGCAATTTCACAGTTGCCAGTGACTACTTTATCGTAGGTGATGCAAGTTCAACTATCACTTATAGCAGTGTTCCTGAACCAACTGCAATTTTGGGTTTGTCTGTGATTGGTTTAGGTTTATTAGTAAGTAAAAATAACAAAGCAAAATCGAGTGTTTGA
- a CDS encoding cation diffusion facilitator family transporter: MVLSAQEHLTASSEFEMNIGISGAASSMQANRVKQNIQALGTALVLLSVFFCVELSAGIWSHSLSLLADAEHILSDVAALGLALIASWLSQSISQRTIFGRYRLEVLAALINGISLACVAGWIVKEALVRLQSPTTEILGVPMLVTALIGLGVNSFNALCLHKCSHDDLNIRGALLHLIADLASSVGAVLAAIAVIWLNWTWADGVISLIVAMLIAIFAAYSVIQSVQCLRGQVADITNAACNCYSQAEVCRDNPSNRQQAERLLFPTLEELVK; encoded by the coding sequence ATGGTGCTTTCAGCACAAGAGCATCTGACGGCTAGTTCGGAATTCGAGATGAACATCGGTATTTCCGGGGCTGCGAGTTCCATGCAAGCAAATCGAGTCAAGCAGAATATCCAAGCTTTAGGGACAGCGTTAGTTTTACTGAGTGTCTTTTTTTGTGTAGAACTGAGTGCGGGAATTTGGAGTCATAGTCTATCTTTGCTGGCAGATGCGGAACACATTCTCTCAGATGTAGCAGCTTTAGGACTAGCACTGATTGCATCTTGGTTATCACAATCAATATCTCAGCGCACCATATTTGGGCGTTATCGCTTAGAAGTCCTAGCAGCCTTGATTAATGGTATTAGTCTAGCTTGTGTTGCTGGCTGGATAGTCAAAGAAGCTTTGGTGCGGTTACAATCTCCCACCACTGAGATTCTGGGTGTACCGATGTTAGTAACGGCACTAATTGGTCTGGGAGTTAACAGCTTTAACGCCTTGTGCTTGCACAAATGCAGCCATGACGATCTGAATATCCGAGGGGCATTGCTTCACCTCATAGCAGATTTAGCCAGTTCTGTGGGAGCAGTACTAGCAGCGATCGCTGTAATTTGGCTGAACTGGACTTGGGCTGACGGTGTTATCAGCTTGATAGTAGCAATGCTGATAGCTATTTTTGCTGCATATTCAGTAATTCAAAGCGTGCAGTGCCTACGTGGTCAAGTCGCAGATATTACTAACGCTGCTTGCAATTGTTATTCGCAAGCGGAAGTTTGTCGTGATAACCCAAGTAATCGCCAACAGGCCGAAAGACTATTATTTCCGACTCTAGAGGAGCTGGTTAAATGA
- a CDS encoding alkaline phosphatase has product MISFLKKYRRSLGFAMASLFYATGLVFGNPAIESALAAGNGINVIIMIGDGMGWNMARAGALAKGAPFYTSGKGSGLSFQKLTGYGLVTTYGTTVQNSTPDDSTNQTHFTGNSALDGSQSLTGASPLRPNFQFLPTPFNPGTRADGNSQAPGNLTGYDPNKGGPAPWIPLSPATAGGYDKDYIKYSYPDSANTATTLYTGVKSYNNAMGVDVYEKRLKTILEIAKAQGKATGLVTSVPVSHATPGAAASYVNRRNKYDSVYDASKTNQDSILQQTLLDFQPNVLLGGGHPLDFENRTATGGVYKYTYITQDTYEHLKNNPNPASNRYGYNFLERGPNATQTLLNTAASVDPNNGGKLFGLYGARGQNGNLPTSSSKGDYSTTGLDNFSVYSSVVRSQTTANPCPAGIIPGSTAECIPVLDANGNPVSGPTPDTVRPLASGETDASFVATEINENPTLADLTKAALTTLGKDKDGFWLMVEGGDVDWSAHDDNMDNLIGTVNDFDKAVQQVIDWVNKNGGWSKNLLIVTADHDHYLTLNNDFVSKLTPNANPNLARGLKYNAKEITYNKHNPKEAGHFWGSDPTQKYLWGSHSRRLVPVYFQGAYSGEIIKYLGKNIEFQDSSGTYTAPGVRSVIDQSHIFQAMKAALTKPAV; this is encoded by the coding sequence ATGATTTCATTTTTGAAAAAGTACAGGCGATCGCTCGGCTTTGCTATGGCTAGCCTCTTCTATGCTACTGGCTTAGTATTCGGCAATCCAGCTATTGAATCTGCTCTCGCCGCAGGTAACGGCATTAACGTAATTATTATGATTGGCGATGGCATGGGCTGGAACATGGCCAGAGCCGGAGCCTTGGCTAAAGGCGCGCCCTTTTACACTAGTGGGAAAGGTTCTGGTCTGAGCTTTCAAAAGCTTACTGGATATGGACTAGTCACAACCTACGGTACAACTGTTCAGAACAGTACACCAGATGACTCGACAAATCAGACCCACTTCACCGGTAACTCTGCTCTAGATGGGTCACAATCATTGACAGGTGCAAGTCCCCTACGTCCAAATTTCCAATTTTTGCCTACTCCCTTCAACCCAGGAACTCGTGCAGATGGCAATAGTCAAGCACCCGGTAACCTAACAGGTTATGACCCCAATAAAGGTGGCCCCGCCCCTTGGATTCCTTTATCCCCAGCTACTGCTGGCGGCTACGACAAAGATTACATCAAGTACAGCTACCCCGACTCTGCTAACACCGCTACCACTCTCTATACAGGTGTGAAGAGCTATAACAACGCTATGGGGGTAGATGTTTACGAGAAGAGATTAAAAACTATTCTCGAAATTGCCAAAGCACAAGGTAAAGCTACGGGACTAGTTACTTCCGTACCTGTGAGTCACGCCACCCCTGGCGCAGCCGCTTCTTATGTGAATCGTCGTAATAAGTACGACAGTGTTTACGACGCTAGCAAGACAAATCAAGATAGTATCTTGCAACAGACACTGTTAGACTTCCAGCCTAATGTTTTGTTGGGTGGTGGTCATCCCTTGGACTTTGAAAATAGAACTGCCACGGGCGGAGTATATAAATATACTTATATTACTCAAGATACTTACGAACACCTGAAAAATAACCCCAACCCAGCATCAAATCGCTACGGCTACAACTTTCTAGAACGTGGCCCGAATGCAACTCAAACATTGCTAAACACTGCTGCTAGTGTTGACCCTAATAACGGCGGCAAATTATTTGGGCTATATGGCGCTCGTGGACAAAATGGTAACTTACCTACCAGTTCTTCCAAAGGAGACTACAGCACTACTGGCTTAGACAACTTCTCTGTCTATAGCTCGGTTGTCAGAAGTCAAACAACCGCCAATCCTTGTCCAGCAGGGATCATTCCTGGCTCAACCGCAGAATGTATTCCTGTCCTTGATGCTAATGGCAATCCAGTTAGCGGCCCCACACCTGATACAGTCCGTCCTTTAGCCTCTGGTGAAACAGACGCTAGTTTTGTTGCTACAGAAATTAACGAAAATCCTACTTTAGCAGACTTGACAAAAGCAGCTCTTACTACTCTTGGTAAAGATAAAGATGGCTTCTGGTTGATGGTGGAAGGTGGTGATGTCGATTGGTCTGCTCATGATGACAACATGGATAACCTCATCGGCACAGTCAATGACTTTGACAAAGCAGTTCAACAAGTTATTGATTGGGTCAACAAAAACGGTGGTTGGAGTAAGAACTTGTTAATTGTGACTGCTGACCATGACCATTATTTAACCTTGAATAATGACTTTGTTTCTAAACTGACTCCCAATGCTAACCCCAATCTAGCTAGAGGCTTGAAGTACAACGCCAAAGAAATCACTTACAACAAGCACAACCCTAAAGAAGCTGGTCATTTTTGGGGATCTGATCCTACGCAAAAATACTTATGGGGTAGTCATAGTAGAAGGCTCGTACCTGTTTATTTCCAAGGTGCTTACTCTGGCGAAATTATTAAGTACTTAGGAAAAAATATCGAGTTTCAAGATAGTTCTGGTACTTACACTGCACCTGGCGTTCGCAGTGTGATTGACCAAAGTCACATTTTCCAAGCGATGAAGGCAGCACTAACTAAGCCAGCTGTGTAA